In Stutzerimonas stutzeri, a genomic segment contains:
- the aroB gene encoding 3-dehydroquinate synthase — translation MQTLHVDLGERSYPILIGEQLIDRGELLSRHIRGKQVAIVTNETVAPLYLERLSRSLAEYVITPIVLPDGESYKNWQTLQSIFDALLTARHARNTTIIALGGGVIGDMAGFAAASYQRGVDFIQVPTTLLSQVDSSVGGKTGINHPLGKNMVGAFYQPQAVLIDTSTLATLPARELSAGLAEVIKYGLICDEPFLGWLEENIDKLRGLDQAALTEAIRRSCAAKARVVGADERESGIRATLNLGHTFGHAIETHQGYGAWLHGEAVSAGTVMALEMSRQLGWITVGERDRAVRLLSRAGLPVVPPINMRAEDFLQHMAVDKKVLDGQLRLVLLKRLGEAVVTSDFPREMLEATLNVNYDALTQESRT, via the coding sequence ATGCAGACTCTACATGTCGATCTCGGCGAGCGTAGCTATCCGATCCTTATTGGCGAGCAGCTCATCGATCGCGGTGAGCTGTTGTCCCGCCATATCCGTGGCAAGCAAGTCGCCATCGTCACCAACGAAACCGTCGCGCCGCTCTACCTTGAGCGTCTTTCACGCAGTCTCGCCGAATACGTCATCACTCCGATCGTGCTTCCTGATGGGGAGTCATATAAGAACTGGCAGACGCTGCAGTCGATCTTCGACGCGCTGTTGACAGCCAGGCACGCCCGCAACACAACAATTATCGCGCTGGGTGGCGGAGTGATTGGCGATATGGCCGGTTTTGCGGCCGCTAGCTATCAGCGTGGCGTCGATTTCATCCAGGTACCGACAACGCTCCTGTCCCAGGTCGATTCCTCGGTCGGTGGCAAGACAGGGATCAATCATCCGCTCGGCAAGAATATGGTCGGTGCCTTCTACCAGCCGCAAGCAGTACTGATTGACACCTCTACGCTGGCAACGCTGCCGGCGCGAGAGCTGTCGGCTGGCCTGGCTGAGGTCATCAAATACGGTCTGATCTGCGACGAGCCGTTCCTGGGGTGGCTCGAGGAGAATATCGACAAGCTCCGCGGGCTGGACCAAGCGGCGCTTACCGAAGCGATACGGCGCTCCTGCGCGGCCAAGGCGCGTGTGGTCGGTGCAGATGAGCGAGAGTCGGGTATTCGCGCAACGCTCAATCTTGGGCATACGTTCGGTCATGCCATCGAGACCCACCAGGGATACGGTGCCTGGTTGCATGGTGAGGCGGTATCGGCCGGCACCGTCATGGCGCTTGAGATGTCTCGACAGCTGGGCTGGATCACTGTCGGTGAGCGAGACCGTGCCGTGCGCCTCCTGTCGCGAGCCGGTTTGCCAGTTGTGCCTCCGATCAACATGCGCGCCGAGGATTTTCTCCAGCATATGGCAGTCGACAAGAAGGTCCTGGACGGGCAGCTGAGGCTGGTGCTGCTCAAACGACTGGGCGAGGCCGTGGTCACCAGCGACTTCCCACGCGAGATGCTGGAAGCCACATTGAACGTCAATTACGACGCGCTTACGCAAGAGTCAAGAACCTAA
- the pilO gene encoding type 4a pilus biogenesis protein PilO — protein sequence MSLANSLESLRSVDLSDLDMNNLGSWPAAVKMIAAILLMMLVLGAGYYFYLSDMQVSLEQQQAQEETLKQQFSTKAFQAANLDAYKAQMVEMEASFGALLRQLPSDTEVPGLLEDITRTGLGSGLEFEEIKLQPEVTQQFYIELPIQIKVVGGYHDLATFVSGVSSLPRIVTLHDFEIKPQSKDSSSKLHMSILAKTYRYNDKGLQK from the coding sequence ATGAGTCTGGCGAACTCCCTGGAGAGTCTACGTAGCGTCGACCTGAGCGACCTGGACATGAACAACCTGGGCTCTTGGCCCGCTGCGGTAAAGATGATCGCCGCCATACTGCTGATGATGCTGGTGCTCGGAGCTGGCTACTACTTCTACCTCAGCGACATGCAGGTCAGTTTGGAGCAACAGCAAGCGCAGGAAGAAACGCTAAAACAGCAATTCTCCACGAAGGCGTTTCAGGCGGCGAATTTGGACGCGTACAAGGCGCAAATGGTGGAGATGGAGGCGTCGTTTGGTGCCTTGCTGCGTCAGTTGCCGAGCGACACCGAAGTACCGGGTTTGCTCGAAGACATCACGCGCACTGGCCTGGGCAGTGGGCTGGAATTCGAAGAGATCAAATTGCAGCCGGAAGTGACCCAGCAGTTCTATATCGAGCTGCCGATACAGATCAAGGTGGTCGGTGGATATCACGATCTTGCAACGTTCGTCAGCGGCGTATCGAGTTTGCCACGGATCGTTACCCTGCATGATTTTGAGATAAAGCCTCAGAGCAAGGATTCCTCCTCCAAGCTGCACATGAGCATCCTGGCCAAGACCTATCGCTATAACGACAAGGGGCTGCAGAAATGA
- a CDS encoding AAA family ATPase, with product MTSLSADDSYLNHYGFSHDPFAARVPGFKFFPAQRKPVLGQLHHLARYSQLLLVVTGPEGSGKTLVRQALVASSNKQAVQSVVVSPQETVDSNAVLQQIAQALGSQDADFESIMAQIIQLALTGQEVYVLVDDAERLTGAAVETLLRLAQGSPQGRPHVFLFGEHALVDRLEALVEGEERFHVIALQPYEEDETREYLALRLEGAGGGLDCFSEEQIVHIHENSGGWPGAINQAARDELLDAMQHSKAHRKSAGWRLPLPMKHVLALAAVVCVVVIALLMRDSSDQSMAPTTASLPLDAGRSASPSQEPSSIELGEREGSALDLVPPQPEQPLIREPLAAAGSAETDDSSGALIEESAVNGDPARDESQAPAEAGSPAPVQNSATEPVLPSEVSREPARQVVAKPAAVAPAADWYASQPKTNYLVQVLGTRTRSNAEALVKQRGNSFRYFVKQHEGKPLYVVTHGSFPSRNAALEAIKALPASLKAGKPWARSFASVQQEISQAR from the coding sequence ATGACCAGTTTGTCCGCCGACGATTCGTATCTGAACCACTACGGGTTCAGTCATGATCCTTTCGCTGCTCGCGTGCCTGGCTTCAAGTTCTTCCCGGCTCAGCGCAAGCCGGTGCTGGGGCAATTGCACCATCTTGCTCGCTACAGTCAGTTGCTGTTGGTAGTAACCGGGCCCGAAGGGAGCGGCAAGACACTCGTGCGCCAAGCGCTTGTTGCGAGCAGCAACAAACAGGCTGTTCAGAGCGTGGTTGTTTCGCCGCAGGAAACCGTTGATTCGAATGCCGTCTTGCAGCAAATCGCACAGGCGCTTGGCAGCCAAGACGCCGACTTCGAATCGATTATGGCGCAGATCATCCAATTGGCACTGACCGGCCAAGAGGTCTACGTGCTGGTCGACGATGCCGAGCGGCTTACTGGTGCTGCTGTCGAAACATTGTTGCGATTGGCTCAGGGCAGCCCACAAGGCCGACCGCATGTGTTTCTGTTCGGTGAGCATGCGTTGGTAGATCGTCTGGAGGCGCTGGTTGAGGGGGAGGAGCGCTTCCATGTGATCGCGCTTCAGCCCTACGAGGAAGACGAGACCCGTGAATATCTGGCGTTGCGCCTTGAAGGTGCCGGGGGTGGGCTGGACTGCTTCAGCGAAGAGCAGATTGTCCACATCCACGAAAATTCTGGTGGCTGGCCTGGTGCTATCAATCAAGCGGCCCGCGATGAGCTTCTCGATGCTATGCAGCATTCCAAGGCGCATCGAAAGTCGGCTGGATGGCGCTTGCCGCTGCCGATGAAGCACGTGTTGGCCTTGGCTGCGGTCGTTTGTGTCGTCGTGATTGCGCTGCTCATGCGTGACTCGAGCGATCAATCTATGGCGCCTACCACCGCCAGCTTGCCGCTGGATGCGGGAAGATCTGCTTCACCGTCACAGGAACCGTCATCCATTGAGCTCGGCGAGCGTGAGGGTTCGGCGCTTGATCTCGTTCCGCCCCAGCCGGAGCAGCCGCTTATTCGCGAACCCCTTGCTGCAGCCGGTAGTGCGGAGACGGATGATTCGTCGGGTGCGCTGATAGAAGAGTCGGCAGTGAACGGCGACCCGGCGCGCGACGAAAGCCAGGCACCTGCTGAAGCTGGGAGTCCCGCCCCTGTGCAGAATTCGGCAACCGAACCGGTCCTGCCGTCCGAAGTGTCGCGAGAGCCGGCGCGGCAAGTTGTCGCGAAGCCCGCTGCGGTTGCGCCTGCGGCAGATTGGTACGCCAGTCAGCCTAAAACCAACTACTTGGTTCAAGTGCTGGGAACGCGTACCCGGAGTAATGCTGAGGCGTTGGTGAAACAACGCGGCAATAGCTTCAGGTATTTCGTCAAGCAGCATGAGGGTAAGCCGCTGTATGTTGTCACTCATGGCAGTTTCCCCAGCCGAAATGCTGCGTTGGAAGCCATCAAGGCGCTGCCGGCCTCGCTGAAGGCAGGCAAGCCTTGGGCTCGGAGTTTCGCGAGTGTTCAACAGGAAATCTCGCAGGCGCGCTAA
- the pilQ gene encoding type IV pilus secretin PilQ, whose product MNTTLSRLGLSLLAAIVSPALLAANLNSLDVASLPGDRVELKMTFDEPVPAPRGYTLDQPARIALDLPGVSSKLTSKNRELGVGNARSVTVVEAQGRTRLIVNLTSLVPYSTRVDGSNVFVVLGESASATEPVSAASSAPVIPMTKEKLARANAIDNIDFRRGEDGAGNIVISLSDPSISPSIEEQGGKIRVTFAKTQLPDSLRVRLDVQDFATPVKFVDATSKSGDASISIEPSGRYDYLAYQADDKLTVSVKPLSEADIEKRKAERFVYSGEKLSLNFQDIDVRSVLQLIADFTDLNLVASDTVQGNITLRLQNVPWDQALDLVLKTKGLDKRQVGNVLLVAPADEIAARERQELESKRQIAELAPLRREVVQVNYAKASDIAKLFQTVTNSSGQADDRGSIAVDDRTNNIIAYQTQERLDELRRIVTQLDIPVRQVMIEARIVEANVDYDKALGVRWGGSFTSGNAAVYGKDGATTFDSDTGRAYLPGTDTIGNFTASDGVAPVPFVDLGVANSTSGLGIGFITNNLILDLQLSAMEKTGNGEIVSQPKVMTADKETAKILRGSEIPYQEASSSGATSTSFKEAALSLEVTPLITPDNRVILEVKVTKDAADFSRAVNGVPPINKNEVNAKVLVADGETVVIGGVFSNTQTQSVDKVPFLGDLPYVGRLFRRDVVSDAKSELLIFLTPRILNHQAIAVNR is encoded by the coding sequence ATGAATACCACTCTCTCTCGTCTCGGCTTGTCTTTGCTGGCGGCGATTGTTTCGCCCGCGCTACTGGCCGCAAATCTTAATTCCCTCGATGTCGCATCGCTACCCGGAGACCGCGTTGAGCTGAAGATGACGTTCGACGAGCCGGTGCCTGCCCCGCGCGGATATACGCTCGACCAGCCAGCTCGCATCGCTCTAGATCTGCCAGGTGTTTCCAGCAAGCTGACGTCCAAAAATCGCGAGCTCGGCGTTGGTAATGCACGGAGTGTGACGGTAGTCGAGGCCCAGGGGCGCACGAGGCTTATCGTCAACCTCACGTCTCTGGTCCCTTATTCGACCCGAGTCGACGGGAGTAATGTATTTGTCGTGCTTGGCGAAAGCGCTTCTGCTACAGAGCCCGTGTCCGCAGCTTCGTCGGCGCCAGTCATTCCTATGACGAAGGAAAAGCTGGCCCGGGCGAACGCTATCGACAACATCGACTTCAGGCGCGGCGAGGATGGCGCAGGCAATATAGTCATAAGCCTGTCTGATCCATCCATCAGTCCGAGCATCGAAGAGCAGGGTGGGAAGATTCGGGTCACGTTTGCCAAAACGCAGTTGCCCGACTCCTTGCGTGTCCGTCTGGACGTTCAGGACTTCGCAACCCCAGTCAAGTTCGTTGACGCAACCAGCAAGTCGGGCGATGCAAGTATCTCTATCGAGCCGAGCGGGCGCTATGACTATCTAGCTTATCAGGCTGATGACAAGCTGACCGTCAGCGTCAAGCCACTAAGCGAGGCTGATATCGAAAAGCGTAAAGCAGAGCGCTTTGTTTATTCGGGTGAGAAGCTGTCACTGAACTTCCAGGACATCGACGTACGCTCCGTGCTGCAGCTAATTGCCGACTTCACTGATCTAAATCTTGTTGCCAGTGATACTGTCCAAGGCAATATCACTCTGCGCTTACAAAACGTACCGTGGGATCAAGCGCTTGATCTGGTGCTGAAAACTAAGGGGCTCGATAAGCGGCAAGTTGGAAACGTCTTGCTTGTTGCGCCAGCCGATGAGATCGCGGCACGTGAAAGGCAAGAATTGGAGTCGAAGCGCCAAATTGCTGAACTTGCGCCGCTACGTCGCGAGGTAGTTCAGGTGAACTATGCCAAGGCGTCCGACATTGCCAAGCTATTCCAAACGGTTACCAACAGTTCGGGGCAGGCAGATGATCGAGGCTCTATCGCTGTTGACGATCGCACAAATAATATAATTGCCTATCAGACTCAAGAGCGCCTTGACGAGCTACGTCGCATCGTCACTCAATTGGATATTCCGGTCCGCCAAGTAATGATCGAGGCCCGGATTGTGGAGGCCAATGTCGATTATGACAAAGCGTTAGGCGTGCGTTGGGGGGGGAGTTTCACCTCAGGCAACGCAGCGGTTTATGGTAAGGACGGCGCTACCACCTTTGATTCAGATACGGGTCGTGCTTATTTGCCAGGAACCGACACTATCGGGAACTTTACCGCTAGTGACGGCGTTGCGCCGGTGCCCTTCGTTGACTTGGGTGTCGCGAACAGCACCTCTGGCCTCGGCATTGGTTTCATCACTAATAATCTCATCTTAGATCTGCAGCTTTCGGCAATGGAAAAGACTGGGAACGGGGAAATCGTGTCGCAGCCGAAAGTAATGACTGCCGATAAAGAGACCGCCAAGATCCTTCGTGGCTCAGAGATTCCATATCAAGAAGCCAGCTCCAGCGGTGCGACATCTACTTCGTTCAAAGAGGCTGCTCTTTCGCTGGAAGTCACGCCGCTTATCACGCCAGATAATCGCGTGATTCTTGAGGTGAAGGTGACCAAGGACGCGGCGGATTTCAGTCGTGCCGTAAACGGCGTGCCGCCAATCAACAAGAACGAGGTCAACGCCAAGGTGTTGGTTGCTGATGGCGAGACCGTAGTTATTGGTGGTGTGTTCTCCAATACGCAAACCCAGTCTGTCGACAAGGTTCCGTTCCTAGGTGACTTGCCTTACGTAGGGCGGCTGTTCCGGCGCGACGTTGTGTCGGACGCCAAATCTGAGCTGCTGATTTTCCTCACACCGCGTATCCTGAATCACCAGGCCATTGCAGTGAATCGCTAA
- the aroK gene encoding shikimate kinase AroK has translation MKNIILVGPMGAGKSTIGRLLAKELRLPFRDSDKEIEQRTGASIPLIFDVEGEQGFREREHAVIMDLCQMQSVVLATGGGAVLRKDNRDELRAGGRVIYLCTSVEQQLDRTSRDRNRPLLQKPNPRETLTSLMAVRDPLYREVADIIIQTDERPPRLVVVEILDQLQSFTPRESLGRSALS, from the coding sequence GTGAAAAACATCATTCTCGTGGGCCCGATGGGTGCTGGCAAGAGCACTATCGGGCGCTTGCTCGCCAAGGAGCTTCGTCTTCCGTTTCGGGATTCCGACAAGGAGATCGAGCAGCGCACCGGTGCCAGCATTCCGCTGATATTCGATGTCGAGGGTGAGCAGGGTTTTCGCGAAAGAGAACACGCTGTCATCATGGACCTGTGTCAGATGCAGAGCGTCGTGCTGGCAACCGGTGGTGGTGCGGTGTTGCGGAAGGACAATCGCGACGAACTACGCGCTGGTGGTCGGGTGATCTATCTTTGCACCTCGGTCGAGCAACAGCTCGACCGCACCTCTCGCGACCGTAATCGTCCGTTACTGCAAAAACCCAATCCTCGCGAGACGCTTACGAGTCTGATGGCTGTACGGGATCCTCTGTACCGAGAGGTCGCGGACATAATCATCCAAACGGATGAGCGTCCCCCGCGTCTGGTGGTGGTCGAAATTCTCGATCAGCTTCAATCCTTTACGCCTCGTGAAAGCCTGGGGCGTTCTGCGCTATCCTAG
- the pilN gene encoding type 4a pilus biogenesis protein PilN, protein MARINLLPWREQLREERKQRFLVSLAGVAVLAVGLLFLADQYFTHAIERQNARNDFIRKEIAVLDTRIAEIKELRERRQQLLERMKIIQDLQGNRPIIGRVFDQLVRTLPDGVYFTGLKMTGKNIAIIGGAESNNRVSNLMRNLDGSEWLEAPNLNEVKAITAGAVDQENVFQLTVQQTQPTAAVEGDKP, encoded by the coding sequence ATGGCCCGGATCAACCTATTACCTTGGCGCGAGCAGCTCCGCGAGGAGCGTAAGCAGCGCTTTCTGGTGTCGCTCGCAGGTGTGGCTGTCTTGGCGGTGGGCCTGCTGTTCCTCGCGGATCAGTATTTCACTCATGCTATCGAGCGGCAGAACGCGCGAAATGACTTCATCCGAAAAGAAATCGCCGTGCTGGATACACGCATCGCGGAAATCAAAGAACTGCGTGAGCGCCGGCAGCAGTTGCTTGAGCGTATGAAGATCATCCAGGACCTGCAGGGCAACCGACCCATTATCGGGAGGGTTTTCGATCAGCTGGTACGAACGCTTCCCGATGGCGTGTATTTCACCGGATTGAAAATGACGGGCAAGAACATCGCCATCATCGGTGGCGCGGAATCCAACAACCGGGTCTCTAACCTGATGCGCAACTTGGATGGATCTGAATGGCTGGAAGCGCCAAACCTGAACGAAGTGAAGGCCATCACGGCGGGTGCGGTCGACCAAGAAAACGTGTTTCAGCTAACGGTCCAGCAGACGCAGCCGACTGCGGCAGTCGAAGGAGATAAGCCATGA
- a CDS encoding pilus assembly protein PilM codes for MLGLFTKKANTLLGIDISSTSVKLLELSRSGSRYRVESFAVEPLPPNAVVEKNIAELEGVGQALSRLLAKAKTGVKSAAVAVSGSAVITKSIEMDAGLSDDELENQLKIEADQYIPYPLEEVAIDFEVQGSAARSPGRDEVLLAACRKENVEIREAALALAGLTAKVVDVEAYALERSFGLLAPQLGVGHDELTVALVDIGATMTTLSVLHNGRTIYTREQLFGGRQLTEEIQRRYGLSMEEAGLAKKQGGLPDDYDSEVLQPFKEAVVQQVSRSLQFFFAAGQFHDVDYILLAGGTASIPGLDRLIQQKIGTQTLVANPFADMALSSKVNAGALASDAPSLMIACGLALRSFD; via the coding sequence GTGCTAGGGCTCTTCACTAAGAAAGCGAATACGCTGCTTGGGATCGACATCAGTTCGACGTCCGTTAAGCTGCTCGAATTAAGCCGCTCAGGCTCTCGATATCGGGTTGAGTCGTTTGCGGTCGAGCCGCTTCCGCCCAACGCTGTGGTGGAAAAGAACATCGCTGAGCTGGAGGGTGTGGGGCAGGCTCTGTCTCGGTTGTTGGCTAAAGCGAAAACCGGAGTCAAGTCCGCCGCAGTTGCGGTTTCCGGTTCGGCGGTCATCACCAAGAGCATCGAAATGGATGCCGGGCTGAGCGACGATGAGCTGGAAAATCAACTGAAGATCGAAGCGGATCAGTACATCCCTTACCCGCTGGAAGAGGTTGCTATCGACTTCGAGGTTCAGGGATCCGCCGCACGTTCTCCGGGTCGCGACGAGGTGTTGCTGGCGGCATGCCGCAAGGAAAACGTAGAGATCCGCGAGGCGGCTCTGGCCTTGGCAGGATTGACGGCCAAGGTTGTCGATGTCGAAGCGTATGCGCTGGAACGTTCATTCGGTTTGCTGGCGCCCCAATTGGGTGTTGGCCACGATGAGCTGACCGTCGCGCTAGTCGATATCGGTGCGACCATGACCACGCTAAGCGTGTTGCATAACGGTCGCACGATCTATACCCGAGAGCAGCTGTTCGGTGGGCGTCAGCTGACCGAGGAAATTCAGCGTCGCTATGGACTGTCGATGGAAGAGGCTGGCCTGGCTAAAAAGCAGGGAGGCCTCCCGGACGACTATGACAGCGAAGTATTGCAGCCGTTCAAAGAGGCAGTCGTTCAGCAGGTGTCGCGCTCGCTGCAGTTCTTCTTTGCGGCCGGGCAGTTTCATGACGTGGACTACATCCTCTTGGCTGGCGGAACGGCCTCGATCCCGGGGCTGGACCGATTGATTCAGCAGAAAATCGGAACCCAGACTTTAGTCGCCAATCCGTTTGCCGATATGGCTTTGAGTAGCAAGGTCAACGCTGGCGCGCTCGCCAGTGATGCGCCGTCCCTGATGATTGCCTGCGGGTTGGCCTTGAGGAGTTTCGACTGA
- the pilP gene encoding type 4a pilus biogenesis lipoprotein PilP has protein sequence MNGARLIALSMGLALLTGCGDSGDFDDLRSYMDEVRAKPKGSIEPLPAFLPYEAFTYSASSLRHPFQPPMKIDLAQRQKGSKDIRPDETRIKQFLEQFNIENFVMVGTLTNDAGKYALIKGGDGVHRVKVGDYLGRNHGRIVEISEAEVDVLEIVPDGEGGWLERPRSLTLKERS, from the coding sequence ATGAATGGAGCCCGACTTATCGCGCTGAGCATGGGCTTGGCGTTGTTGACCGGATGTGGCGACAGCGGAGATTTTGACGATCTGCGTTCGTACATGGACGAGGTGCGCGCCAAGCCGAAAGGCTCGATTGAGCCGTTGCCCGCATTTTTGCCGTACGAGGCCTTTACCTATAGCGCGTCATCACTGCGACATCCATTTCAGCCCCCGATGAAGATTGATTTGGCCCAGCGGCAGAAGGGCTCGAAAGATATCCGCCCTGACGAAACGCGCATCAAGCAGTTCCTCGAACAATTCAATATCGAAAACTTCGTCATGGTCGGCACACTGACCAACGATGCGGGTAAGTACGCTTTGATCAAAGGCGGCGACGGGGTTCACCGAGTCAAGGTCGGTGACTATCTGGGGCGCAACCATGGCCGTATCGTTGAAATCAGCGAGGCCGAGGTGGATGTGCTTGAAATCGTTCCGGACGGAGAGGGTGGGTGGCTTGAGCGCCCGCGTAGCCTGACCTTGAAAGAGCGCTCCTGA